Proteins encoded by one window of Erysipelothrix rhusiopathiae:
- a CDS encoding F0F1 ATP synthase subunit A, with protein MVQSELYSVLILTVAVSALFYVIGTKLKDLTLEERPKGLALKAVLYVQTITTFTVQNMGEKHGKRMAAYIGSVFIYILLANMMGLTGLEAPTSNYSVTLVLAIITFVLIQIAKIDANGAKGYIKGFFEPFFPFVIPNFFGTVAPLISLSLRLFGNVLSGTVIMTLLYTFTAWLSSFVPVIGGFNFMGVIVAPVLHLYFDLFSAFLQAFIFISLTSILIAVEYSE; from the coding sequence ATGGTACAGAGTGAACTCTATTCAGTCTTGATCTTAACAGTTGCTGTCTCCGCCTTGTTTTATGTTATTGGTACTAAACTTAAAGATTTAACGCTTGAGGAACGTCCGAAAGGATTAGCCCTTAAAGCCGTTCTTTATGTTCAAACCATAACTACGTTTACTGTGCAGAACATGGGAGAAAAACATGGGAAGCGCATGGCGGCGTACATTGGGAGTGTGTTTATTTACATTCTCTTAGCAAATATGATGGGTTTAACGGGATTAGAAGCACCGACAAGTAACTATAGTGTTACACTCGTTCTCGCAATTATAACGTTTGTTCTCATCCAAATTGCAAAGATTGACGCGAATGGTGCCAAGGGATATATCAAAGGTTTCTTTGAACCATTCTTCCCGTTTGTAATTCCAAACTTTTTCGGTACTGTTGCACCGCTCATAAGTTTGTCATTACGTTTATTTGGGAACGTATTATCGGGAACGGTCATTATGACATTACTCTATACGTTTACAGCGTGGTTAAGTAGTTTTGTTCCAGTAATTGGTGGATTCAACTTTATGGGTGTTATTGTAGCCCCAGTATTGCATTTATATTTTGATTTATTTTCTGCATTTTTGCAGGCATTTATATTTATATCATTGACATCAATTTTAATTGCTGTCGAGTATTCAGAATAA
- the atpE gene encoding ATP synthase F0 subunit C: MDTVSVGRGLVAIAAALAVMTGIFSTIGQGYAAAKAVEAVGKNPEAESKIRAMLILGAGIAETAAIYGMLISFLLIFVFK; the protein is encoded by the coding sequence ATGGATACAGTTAGTGTTGGAAGAGGGTTAGTAGCGATTGCTGCTGCTTTAGCGGTTATGACAGGGATTTTCTCAACAATTGGACAAGGTTATGCAGCGGCTAAAGCTGTAGAGGCAGTTGGAAAAAATCCAGAAGCAGAAAGTAAAATCCGTGCTATGTTAATTCTTGGTGCTGGTATTGCTGAAACAGCTGCTATTTATGGTATGTTAATTTCATTCTTGTTAATCTTTGTATTTAAGTAA
- a CDS encoding ATP synthase F0 subunit B, producing the protein MTIDIAQKLMPNLLTMAAQLGATFVIYLMYKKYLHEPVQEYLEKRSELIESEVKEAEALKLESKKLKEEQRHEYVVAMERLKKIEGDMMSDAEAKRKDIIASAQVEIDRREAALQKEYELEKKKLYTEVQQYMLEVAVDVNRKVLQDAALNDTKMMDDLAKEMNAYDYKH; encoded by the coding sequence ATGACTATCGATATTGCACAAAAGTTAATGCCAAATCTCTTGACGATGGCAGCTCAGCTTGGTGCTACATTCGTAATATATTTGATGTATAAAAAATATTTACACGAACCTGTTCAAGAATACTTAGAAAAACGTTCGGAATTAATTGAGAGCGAAGTAAAAGAAGCAGAAGCACTTAAGCTAGAATCAAAAAAACTTAAAGAAGAACAACGTCATGAGTACGTTGTCGCAATGGAGCGCCTGAAAAAAATTGAGGGTGACATGATGAGTGACGCTGAAGCAAAACGCAAAGATATTATTGCGTCTGCTCAGGTTGAAATCGATCGTCGTGAAGCTGCATTGCAAAAAGAATATGAATTAGAAAAGAAAAAACTCTATACAGAAGTTCAACAGTACATGCTTGAGGTGGCGGTGGATGTAAACCGTAAGGTTTTACAAGACGCTGCACTGAATGATACGAAGATGATGGATGATCTTGCGAAGGAAATGAATGCTTATGATTATAAGCACTAA
- the atpH gene encoding ATP synthase F1 subunit delta: MIISTKVYAEALYQVGVETRKPLEFYEALQTFQEFLNDEEFNRIMVATFLDQNALTPVWNELGKIFPQEVVKFLGMIQDAKLMSDFSRVLREYRDFLEEGKHLNVVEVTSPKVLTEDEKGQLMHNLKTRYEGVFEVAYHVDDSLINGLVVRVNHDIYDTSIKSKLDRILNQGGLENE, translated from the coding sequence ATGATTATAAGCACTAAAGTCTACGCAGAAGCACTTTATCAAGTAGGGGTTGAAACACGTAAACCTCTCGAATTCTATGAAGCGTTACAAACATTTCAAGAATTTTTGAACGATGAAGAATTTAATCGTATTATGGTGGCAACGTTTTTAGATCAGAATGCGTTGACACCAGTATGGAATGAATTGGGAAAAATATTTCCTCAAGAGGTTGTGAAATTTCTTGGCATGATTCAAGATGCGAAACTTATGAGCGATTTTAGTCGTGTTTTACGCGAATATCGTGATTTCCTTGAAGAAGGTAAGCATCTCAATGTTGTTGAAGTTACAAGTCCAAAGGTTTTAACTGAGGATGAAAAAGGCCAATTGATGCATAATTTAAAAACGCGATATGAAGGTGTTTTTGAAGTTGCGTATCATGTTGACGATTCGTTGATTAATGGTCTTGTGGTGCGTGTCAACCATGATATTTATGACACGAGTATTAAAAGTAAGTTAGATCGAATCTTAAACCAGGGAGGATTAGAGAATGAGTAA
- the atpA gene encoding F0F1 ATP synthase subunit alpha yields MSNQTENILQMLKEKISTIEFDEANVDVGKVFKVGDGIAFVRGLDQVLSGEMLRFNDEVFGLALNLEENQVGVVLLGNDKLVKEGDVVYRTNHIIEVGVGDALLGRVVNALGQPIDGQGPVETVDVRPIERVAPGVMTRKSVHEPLHTGIKVVDSMIPIGKGQRELIIGDRQTGKTSIALNAILNQKGQNVKCIYVAIGQKASTVAMVVEKLKEHDALEYTVVVSSTASELAPLQYLAPYTGCAIGEHWMDNGEDVLIVYDDLSKHAVAYRTISLLLRRPAGREAYPGDVFYLHSRLLERSAKLNENYGGGSMTALPIIETQAGDISAYIPTNVISITDGQLFLNLDSFNSGVRPAVDSGMSVSRVGSAAQTKAMKHVASSLKLELATYHELLSFAQFSSDIDEATQKTIDHGRRLTELLKQGALTKTPHELMIISMFLNKYGYLDQLEVKEVLPFEKHLHGRFVQTHTDVLERIKKDYVLDDVLIEDLKTIIDEEISDFKAAHHA; encoded by the coding sequence ATGAGTAACCAAACTGAAAACATCTTACAGATGTTAAAGGAAAAAATAAGTACTATCGAATTTGATGAAGCCAATGTTGATGTTGGTAAAGTGTTCAAAGTTGGTGATGGTATTGCCTTCGTGCGTGGTTTAGATCAAGTTCTATCTGGTGAGATGCTCCGTTTCAATGATGAAGTATTTGGTTTAGCTCTAAACTTAGAAGAAAACCAAGTAGGGGTTGTACTTTTAGGGAATGACAAACTTGTAAAAGAAGGGGATGTTGTTTACCGTACAAACCATATTATTGAAGTAGGTGTTGGCGATGCCCTTTTAGGACGTGTCGTTAATGCTTTAGGTCAACCAATTGATGGTCAAGGACCAGTTGAGACTGTAGATGTACGTCCAATTGAACGTGTAGCTCCAGGTGTTATGACGCGTAAATCTGTTCATGAACCACTTCATACGGGGATTAAGGTCGTTGACTCAATGATTCCTATTGGAAAAGGTCAACGGGAATTAATCATCGGAGACCGTCAAACAGGTAAAACAAGTATTGCTTTAAATGCTATTTTGAATCAAAAAGGTCAAAACGTTAAGTGTATTTATGTTGCAATTGGACAAAAAGCTTCAACGGTTGCGATGGTTGTTGAAAAACTAAAAGAGCATGATGCACTTGAATATACTGTTGTTGTCTCAAGTACTGCAAGTGAGTTAGCACCGCTGCAATACCTTGCACCTTATACAGGTTGTGCAATTGGTGAACATTGGATGGATAACGGCGAAGATGTTCTAATTGTCTATGATGATTTATCTAAACACGCTGTTGCATACCGAACAATTTCACTGCTATTAAGAAGACCAGCAGGTCGTGAAGCGTATCCTGGAGATGTTTTCTATCTTCATTCACGTTTACTCGAACGTTCTGCAAAGCTGAATGAAAATTACGGGGGCGGATCGATGACTGCGTTACCAATTATTGAAACGCAAGCAGGTGATATTTCAGCCTACATCCCTACAAATGTAATTTCAATTACAGATGGTCAGTTATTCTTAAACTTAGATTCATTCAATAGTGGTGTTCGTCCTGCTGTAGATAGTGGAATGTCTGTATCCCGTGTAGGATCAGCAGCTCAAACTAAAGCAATGAAACATGTAGCATCGTCACTAAAACTAGAACTTGCAACGTATCATGAATTATTGAGTTTTGCTCAATTTAGTTCAGATATTGATGAAGCAACACAAAAAACGATCGACCATGGTCGTCGTTTAACTGAGCTTCTTAAACAAGGTGCGCTTACAAAGACACCGCATGAGTTGATGATTATTAGTATGTTCTTAAACAAATATGGCTATCTTGATCAATTAGAGGTTAAAGAAGTTTTACCGTTTGAGAAACACTTACATGGTCGTTTTGTTCAAACACATACAGATGTTCTTGAACGTATTAAAAAAGACTATGTCTTGGATGATGTATTAATTGAAGACTTAAAAACAATTATTGATGAAGAAATAAGTGATTTTAAGGCGGCGCATCATGCCTAA
- a CDS encoding F0F1 ATP synthase subunit gamma: MPNTSGIKKRIKSITSTQKITKAMKLVSLSKLQRYRDQMSEFKDYYEAVTKVSEQFIHFDEAIIDDTPRLYLVVMPDLGLCSAYTQGLARKLLEVYREDDMVISLGAQAYDFLQTRGVNIINPEVSSERIELHDIIKTIDPFVSTHQIVAIIPEYENAMTLEFKLHILNTKSSGRRDDVIYEPSFEEASEMMIKQSLMSLVKFTYLTSKVSEHTTRRIAMEKATDSAQDMIDDLGRKYNRVRQEAITQEISEIVSGMEVS; encoded by the coding sequence ATGCCTAATACTTCAGGTATAAAAAAACGTATAAAATCCATAACTTCAACTCAAAAAATTACTAAGGCAATGAAACTTGTTTCCTTAAGTAAATTACAACGTTATCGTGATCAAATGAGTGAGTTCAAAGATTACTATGAAGCGGTTACTAAAGTTTCAGAACAATTTATTCATTTTGATGAAGCGATTATTGATGACACACCACGACTATATCTTGTTGTCATGCCAGATTTAGGGTTATGTTCTGCATATACCCAAGGTCTAGCACGTAAACTCCTAGAAGTTTACCGCGAAGATGACATGGTCATCAGTCTTGGTGCACAAGCTTACGATTTTTTACAAACTCGAGGTGTAAACATCATTAATCCTGAGGTATCAAGTGAGCGTATTGAACTACACGATATTATCAAAACGATTGATCCGTTTGTATCAACACATCAAATTGTCGCAATCATACCAGAGTATGAAAATGCGATGACTCTTGAATTTAAACTTCATATTTTGAATACCAAATCAAGTGGTCGTCGTGATGATGTCATCTATGAACCAAGCTTTGAAGAAGCATCGGAAATGATGATTAAACAATCACTGATGAGTCTCGTTAAATTTACATATCTAACTTCAAAAGTTAGTGAACATACAACACGTCGGATTGCTATGGAAAAAGCAACTGATAGTGCTCAAGATATGATTGACGATCTTGGCCGCAAGTATAATCGAGTGCGTCAAGAGGCAA